Genomic window (Streptomyces yatensis):
TTCACTGGGTCGGTCGCGGCCGGCAAGCGGGTGATGGAGGTCGCCTCGCGCCATCTCACCCGGGTCACCCTGGAGTTGGGCGGCAAGTCGGCCGCGGTGATCCTGCCGGACGCGGATCTGGAGGCGGCCGTCGCCGGGATCGTGCCCAACGCCTGGATGAACAACGGCCAGGCGTGTGTGGCCCAGACCCGGATCCTCGCCCCGCGGAGCCACTACGACGAGATCGCCGAGCGGTTCGCGGCCGCCGCCTCCGCCCTGGTCGTCGGCGACCCGCTGGATCCGGCCACCCAGGTCGGGCCGCTGGTGGCGCGGCGGCAGCAGAAGCGGTCGCTGGACTACATCGCGCTGGGGCAGCGGGAGGGCGCCAAGGTGCTGACCGGCGGCGGCCGTCCGGAGGCCCTGGCCACCGGCTGGTACGTGGAGCCCACGCTCTTCGGCGATGTCGGCAACGGCATGCGGATCGCCCGTGAGGAGATCTTCGGCCCGGTGATCTGTCTGCTGCCGTACGGGGACGAGGAGGAGGCGGCCCGGATCGCCAATGACTCCGACTACGGGCTGTCCGGCTCGGTATGGACGGCGGACGTCGGGCACGGCATCGACTTCGCCCGGCGCATCCGCACCGGCACCTACTCGGTCAACACCTTCAGCCTCGACATGCTCGGGCCGTTCGGCGGCTACAAGAACTCCGGTCTGGGCCGGGAGTTCGGCCCGGAGGGCTTCTCCGCGTATCTGGAGCACAAGATGATCCACCTGCCCCAGGGCTGGGACGGGGAGACGGACTGATGGGGGACCGCTGGCGGATCGAGGTGGACCGGGGCGTGTGCATCGGCTCCGGGATGTGCGTGAGCACCGCGCCGGGCGGCTTCCGGCTCGACGGGGCGCGGCAGTCGCATCCCGTCGAGCCGGAGGCCGATGCTTCCGAGGCGGTGCTCGCGGCGGCCGAGGGCTGCCCGGTCGAGGCCATCGCCCTGCGCCTGTCGGACACCGGTGAACAGGTCTTTCCCCCTGACGAGTAGCGGCTCCCCCAGCCGCGGTCGGCAGGTGTCGGACCGCCACCGTCGTCGTCGGCAGGTGTCGGACCGGCCGTCGTCGTCGGCAGCGGTCAGACCCAGCCCTCGCACTGGGATATCCGTATGGCGTCCACGCGGTTGCGCGCCCCGGTCTTCCGGGTGATCGCGGCCAGGTAGTTGCGGATCGTCCCGGTGGACAGATGGAGCGTACGGGCGATCTCCGAGATGGAGGCGCCGTCGGCGGCCAGGGACAGCACGCCCAGCTCGCGCTCGGTCAGCGGGATCTTGGCCGCCTGGAGGAAGCCGTAGCCCAGCGCGTCGTCGACATAGCGCTCCTTCCGTGCCACCCGCCGGATGGCCTCGATCAGCCGCTGCGGTGGGGCGTCCTTGTCGACGTACCCCAGCGCCCGGGCCTCATGGGCGCGGCGCAGTGGGCCCGGCCGCTCCGAGTTGACCAGCACCAGAAGCCCGCAGTCCCCGCCCTCCCCAGAGGCGGACGCCACGAACTTCCCCCACTCGCCCTTGCGTGCCGCCTTGTCGGCCGCCGGGCAATCCGTGTCCACCACGCACACCTGTGGCTCCATGGAACGAGCTCTGCTACGCGCGTCGCGCCAGGCACACGCGGCCGCCTCGATGTCTGGTTCGGCCCCTATGACCGAGGCCAGGGCCGATCGCAGCAGCCCTGACTCGTGTACCAGAAGTAACCTGATCACGAACTTCTCCACCCCCCACGATGCGTTCTCTCGTCGCGCGCCGTTGTCGCTCTGTCGCGCGCCGTTCATGAATACCGGGATTGGGCAGGGCGTGAACGCGGAATTTGAGCCAAGAGGGGGCGCAAGGGCGCACAAACCACGTCCGGAAGCTCGAAGGGGCGCAGGAATTGGCCCATGCGCCCCTGATGTGCGGTACGCCCGGCCTTGGTATGCGGTACGCCCGTCGTGGATATGCGGTACGCCCGTCCTTGATGTGCGGTACGCCCGACCCCGGTGTGCGCTGCGCCCGGTTACCGGGCCGGGGCGGGGGCCGTGAGGTCGATCAGCCGGCAGACGGTCTCGATGTCGATCTTGACCTGGGCGATCGAGGCGCGCCCCGAGAGCCAGGTGATCAGCGCCGAATGCCAGGTGTGCTCGATGACGCGGACCGCGGAGAGCTGCTCGGGCGTCGGGGAGTCGTCCAGGCCCATGGCGTCCAGGATGATCGCGGTGGTGAGCCGGGAGACCGTGTCCACCTCCGGGCTGACCGACCGGTCGGCGAAGGTGAGGGCGCGCACCATCGCGTCGGCCAGATGGGGCTCGCGCTGCAGGGCGCGGAAGGCGCGCATCAGGGTCTGGGCGACCCGGGCGGCCGGCTCCTCCTCGGTCGGCGGCCTCTTGCGCAACGTCTCATGCATATGCTGCAGCTGGTCCTGCATCGTCGCGACCAGCAGATGGACCTTGGAGGGGAAGTAGCGGTAGAGGGTGCCGAGCGCCACTCCAGAGTTCTCCGCGACCTCGCGCATCTGGACCGCGTCGAAGCCGCCTCGGCTGGCCAACCGGGCGCTGGCGTGCAGGATGCGCCGGCGGCGCGCCTCCTGCCGCTCGGTCAGCTGCAGGGCGGCTGGCTTGACTTCTGCGGTCATGTGTCCCACTTCGAATGTGTTGCGTGTGCGGGTCGGCGGCAAGCGGACATGGTGCATGGTGGCAGGGCGGGTCCGGGGCCCGCGAGTCACTGGAACTCGTTCTAGGCTAGCGCGGGTCCTCCCCGAAGCGCCCGTGTCCGCGCAGTTGAGGCAGGTTGCTGTCGCGGCAGTTGGGGCGGGTTGTCGCCGCGCGGCAC
Coding sequences:
- a CDS encoding TetR family transcriptional regulator; translated protein: MTAEVKPAALQLTERQEARRRRILHASARLASRGGFDAVQMREVAENSGVALGTLYRYFPSKVHLLVATMQDQLQHMHETLRKRPPTEEEPAARVAQTLMRAFRALQREPHLADAMVRALTFADRSVSPEVDTVSRLTTAIILDAMGLDDSPTPEQLSAVRVIEHTWHSALITWLSGRASIAQVKIDIETVCRLIDLTAPAPAR
- a CDS encoding response regulator transcription factor, whose amino-acid sequence is MIRLLLVHESGLLRSALASVIGAEPDIEAAACAWRDARSRARSMEPQVCVVDTDCPAADKAARKGEWGKFVASASGEGGDCGLLVLVNSERPGPLRRAHEARALGYVDKDAPPQRLIEAIRRVARKERYVDDALGYGFLQAAKIPLTERELGVLSLAADGASISEIARTLHLSTGTIRNYLAAITRKTGARNRVDAIRISQCEGWV
- a CDS encoding aldehyde dehydrogenase yields the protein MGDLIEHGQLFIGGTLTDPAGEDTIEVVSPHTEEVIGRVPHAARGDVDRAVAAARTAFDEGPWPRMDVAERIAVVTRIKDAIAVRHEEIARVISAQNGSPYSWSVLAQALGAMMVWDAAITVARDFGYEERRAGVLGPLLVRREPVGVVAAVVPWNVPQFVAAAKLAPALLAGCSVILKPSPETPLDSYLLAEIAAEAGLPEGVLSILPADREVSEYLVGHPGVDKVSFTGSVAAGKRVMEVASRHLTRVTLELGGKSAAVILPDADLEAAVAGIVPNAWMNNGQACVAQTRILAPRSHYDEIAERFAAAASALVVGDPLDPATQVGPLVARRQQKRSLDYIALGQREGAKVLTGGGRPEALATGWYVEPTLFGDVGNGMRIAREEIFGPVICLLPYGDEEEAARIANDSDYGLSGSVWTADVGHGIDFARRIRTGTYSVNTFSLDMLGPFGGYKNSGLGREFGPEGFSAYLEHKMIHLPQGWDGETD
- a CDS encoding ferredoxin; its protein translation is MGDRWRIEVDRGVCIGSGMCVSTAPGGFRLDGARQSHPVEPEADASEAVLAAAEGCPVEAIALRLSDTGEQVFPPDE